AATAGAAAGATTCTCGACTGAAGCAGCTACCAAATGGTATGAGGATTATGTTAAGCAATCTGATGCTTTCAAAGCGGCTGTTCCATTTGAGAAAATTATAGATATTTATGAAAAGGATCCAAAGAGAAGAGAACAAATGACAAAGCTCTATCATACAACTCTACCTACACAAAAGAATACAAGCCCAATTATTACAAAGATGAAAGAAGACACTAGAAGTGAACTCAGAAGAAAAAGACTTTGTTTTACATGCAAGGAACACTGGGAACCAAGTCATAGATGTGGGAACAATGAAGAAACAAAGGGAGAAGCATGTAGAAATGAGATGGTGGAACCAGAAAGAATGATGGATATATCATTACAGGATCAAGATAATGAAGAAGAATcaaaatcaaatcttgaatcttttcATGAGAACTACACATCAAAATCAGATCAACCCACTGAGGGAGAACATGAGGAACCTGAAAGGAAAGTTGAAGGTAAAAATCCTTTGATTGAAGATatcaattcaatttttgataatcatgtatttaaatctaacatcgatgaagaaaaagataaaaaaacaaTTTACAAGAAAAGATGGAATGAGTAGATGAACAAATTATACTCTCAGAAGTTTCAAAAGAAGAGCCCAACAATGAAGATATAAAATTTGTTTTAGACAGCCTTAAGATGGAAGTTTAGAGGAATGAGTATATTTATTTTTGCACTGGAACAGCACAACAAAAGCATGGAGATGTTGAAGAGGGTAGTTTCTCAATTGAGAGCTCAAGTAATGAAAAAGATAACTCACTTCGATCTTCTCACTTATTTATTTCACCGAGTGTTAAGTAAATTGTTCGTAGGGTTGACTTGGTGTTTCTTGCTTCTCCAAAATTATTCTAAGTACAAAATCACTTTCACCAAGCACTTTACCCTATTCATTGAATGGTTGAGCACCTAATCTTGAATGTGGATTTGAAAGATAAACGTTGCATTCCATTATCACTGACCCACATTGATCAAAAGGCATCCAAGTTGTGGATTTGAGCACTCATGGTATCGCTATTGCATTTGGACTTCATCCTTTCTTGAGGTTGACTCTATCATTGTGAGGGTTTCATCTTTGAATTTCCTCTCAGAAATGCAAGGAAAACtaatttgtattcttttcatacttccCCCTTCTTCATATACTTAGGCTTGATTGATTCTTAACTCTTCATCTAGACCTAAGGGTGTCCTGCTCACCTGGCTACTCATCACACCTAAGACTTACCTTGACTTGACCTAGAGGTTGCATTGTGAAGCATCACCCAATGACTACCTTGACTCTCGCCTATCACTTGACTCTTAGAGCTGAGAAGACTCCAAACTAGTCTAGAGGGGGACCTAACTGCTGTTAGACTGTCCGACTTGATCACATATTGATGACAAAGGCATTGCATCCCCTCACAAGCAAGAGGTTAAAGATACCAAAATTATTGCCAAGCTAGATGACTAAGCTAAAACAATTATGCTACCAAGCAAAAAGCAGGGGtttccatttgcaatggggcgatgtgtaaaAAGGTCACAGCAGGTGTCACTCTCTCAATGTATGTGGATAGGCCCTTTATAACCTCCCGATTAGCATTCACGAAGCTATTGGAGAAGAAAAATTTGGGGTTCAAATAGTACCCCActacatgaatgggttggtggagttgattgttctACTTccaatcaatgatctcccaaatagggGTGAATCTACATGGATCCCCCTAGTAATGGTTATGGATGGTCTCTTTGGCTCTATCCATGTCCTCTTAAATAGATCCCATTGGGTTTTGCTCTCCATCCACCAAGCGCAAAACCCTCACTAGTGGTTTTGGTACCCACAAAGTGCAAACAAATTTAAGTTACAACTTAGTACTTATAGTGAAACTAAGTATCTGTAAAGTTTAAAATTAAAGgattcaatttgaattttaaattaaagttGGAAGTTTTCTTGACAATCTCTAAAGCTCTCTTTGCAAAAACATAATAAAAAACTGTTTTTGTGATCCTCTCTACGTCAGCCTTCTTTGAATAACTTGAGTCTAGCCATGCTTGACTCACAAACATCTACTTCATGGGAGTCAATAAACTAGAAATAATTTGCAATGTTAGAAAATTAGTGGCAAACCTTCTAGCACCCGATCATACAAATTCATTCCCCTTGGTGTGATCTCTCATTAAGCTAAGAACCCATGAGTGACtataaatatattttgttataTTTATAGCATTTTCTACAATTGGTCTCATCCAATCAATTTTGTCCATGTtgtccaaaagaaggtcaaggcaaTAAGTTGCACAAGGGCCCAAAAAAGCTTTAGATACCTCTCTTGAAGCTGTTGGTCacagtttgtcattgatgtcaatatacttaTGTTTTCAGATCAATTATAACATATTTCAGATTACATATGAATGCATTCACAAGTATTTTTATCGTGCTCAGATTTAGCAAACTGAATCAATTCAATCCGATAAAATATGTAAATTTGACATtctaaaaaaattagaaatgatttaCAAATTTAAATGCTTGAAAAagaagtaattttttatttttaactaaCTCAAGGCAAGTTCAAAATTctggaaatttcttcttcaaatGCCCTAAATCATCTTCCGAATTCACTCTAGATTGCTTGTTCGCAACTGTGTGTGGTGTGGAAGGCCAAATATAGGtttaaaaaaaatgtgttttaattGTATCTGACATGTGTACACACACCAACTATTTTTTTGCATGGACTTGCTGAAAAAACCAACTATTTTTTTGCATGGACTTGCTGAAAAAACCAGAGAGTTTCATTAAAAAATCATGGGGGGAATCAATGAGTTTACTTTGTGAGTACTTGTGGTAAGAAAAAAACTCGTGAGTACTTAACGATGTGTCGGGTCTATGAGTATGAACTATCCCATAGATCATGGAAATATAAAGGAAATGTAATGTAGATGGATAAAAAGGGATATTGAAATCAAAAACACTTTTCAAGAGAAAAACAGGGGAATTTACACTAAAATAAATAAGTGAGATTTCATCAAATGCTCAATGGCATGGAAGTGATATTTCGCATATTAGTGGAGCTGGAAGTCATATATCTGTTAATCTTTGTGTTATATATACATTTCAAAAAAGTAGAGACATTAATCTTTGATGGTGATTGCTAACTGTAACATATACAGTTTTATGCTTCTAATTTAAGAAATCTGAAATTTCAGACAATTAGTTTGTAGCCTTTAGTCTTTCTGTTGATGGCGATTTGATGTTTGAATATGGTTATGTGCTTTTTAAATGCACTATCCTGAAGCTGAACTGTATGAAATCCCGCATTACTACTGTTGTGTGAGGAGAATTTCTTCATTGATGGTGATTGAGCAATATagtatttgatatttatttatctgttttctgagtttggttaagttgtttaaatttttaaaataaattttatttatttatttgtatttataaaaaataaatattagtttTAGAAGTGATTTAATTGCTGTCCTGACATCTCCAAAATCTGATTCTTTTTTGCTGTCCCCGAATCTGGGTCCCCATAGCTATTTGTCTCTGAAACTTGACAAATCACTTCCTATACCCAAAAATGGTTATCTGTTAAATTAGATTTAGTCATTACTCCTTCCATCCTCCTTCATTTGACTCAGCATTGGTGCTCATGTGAGCTGTGGCATTGAGAGGGATTGTTAGGGAGCTCACAGTGTCTGAGGTACTAGTGTGAATACCAACACATTCTGGTATCCGCTCAATCAAAATACTctttaatttcataaaaaaatggcCATCTGTTGAAGTAAAGACTACATTAGTTATGGGTATTGTCTTGCTTTGGAACCGAAAATAACTAAGCTAGCAGGGTAAATGGCTCATAATAGTTAGGACTGGCTTTGCAGTTGTGGGTTACATGGCTTGGGATTCCCAATTGGATTTCTGTTAGATAAGTCCAATGGGAGTTTCATGCATAGAAGTTGATAATTTGGAACTGGGCAATACATGGGGGAGGGAAAAAGGAGTATGATATTATGTGCAGTAGTGTTGACAAGCAGAAATTTGTTTTTGATACTAATTCAATGGTTATGTGATGTACTTTATTCTGCTTCTATTATGTAGAGTGTTTTTCTAAATCCCTGCATTGACAGGCCCAATCACGGAGTTGATCGACAATCCAGGGCAATAGCTTGTGAATGCTTGAGACAATTGGAGAAGGCTTACCCTTGCTTGCTTTATGCATATGCAGGGCATTTGTTGCTCTTGTGCCAGAGTGAGAGGACTCATGCCGCCCAGGGCTATATTCTACTCCTCACAATGGTTATCAACAATCTTGCTTGCCATATGTATAATTCTTCAGGAAGGGCTTCCATGCTGGCAACATCGATTTTGTCCACATCAGTACCATGGGTTCCTTTCAATGTTCCTCCCTTTCTGGCTGCCTCTGCACCTGGGGAAGAGAAAGCATCAATTCCTTGTAGAGAACTGGCCCCTATTAATCGGAAAGAGTTTCACAGGTAAAGTTTAGAACTCTTGTAAAAGTATACCAAAATTCAACTCTAATTTTTATTAATCTATTGCAAAAGTTGAACTTTTTCCAACTTTCTCAAGGTTATGTATATTTTGAAGAAATTGTTGGTGAATTTTGTAAGTGATAAAAGTAGTCATTTAGCAAATATTAATTACTTAAAGTTTTCTCATTAACAGGGTAGTGGCATTTTTACTAGAGCGTCCCCAGATTTTGACAGCTTGTGGAATGCTGGAATTTGTCTCAGACCTTATAAATGTTGCATCTGCCTTAGAGCTCCAACCTTCACTCTTGAAGGTGCAATTCTCAGGTCTGATATATTCATATGATCCTGTACTTTGTCACATTGTTTTGATGATATACGCCCACTTTGTTGATGCATTTGATGGAGAAGACAAAAACATCTGCAGACGCTTAGTGCTAATATCTAAAGAAGCATCGCAACCTCTCATTGTTCGTCTACTTGTTATTCACTGGATGTTAGGACTGGAAAGCCTTTCCTTACAGAAGAATAGAAGATCTACATTGGTCTCTATAGCTTCTGACTTATACCCACCAGTTTTTGATCCACTTTCACTGAAAGCGATAAAATTAGATGCTCTTGCATATTGTGCAATCAATTTTGATCCCACTCCGACAGAGCGATTGCATCTTCCTACCAACAGGCCACTTGACTTTTCAGTCTCAGAAAGAGGCAATACTTCTGTTGCAGTGGGAGAAGTAACTGCAGGAAAACTTTTCAATGATGGCCTTGCTTGTGTTTCATCTTTCCGATGGTTGCCTCCATGGAGCACGGAGACAAGATTAGCCTTCCGCATGCTACACAGATTCTTGACAGTTGCAATTCCTCATCCTTCAATTGATGAAGAAACTATTAGCTTATACACAAAGTCTGCCCTCTTTGACACATTGCAGGCATGTTTCTATTTTTTTCACTAGCAAATTCAGTGAGTTTAAATGCAAAGCATGGTTTATTCTAGCCTTTTTCATTTCTGGTTTTCTTATTTTGTGCTATGATttgtgtttcaaatgaaataaAACTAAGTTATACAGATGTGTGAAATGGCATTTTTTAGTTCACATCAATAAAACTGATTTTATTTGCTCATTAGCAAATAAAATCAGTTTTATTGATGTGAACTAAAAAATGCCATTTCACACATCTGTATAACTTAGTTttatttcatttgaaacacaaATCATAGCACAAAATAAGAAAACCAGAAATGAAAAAGgctagaataaatcattttttcacTAGCTAATTCAGTGAGTTTTAATGTGAAGCATGATTTATTCTAGCCTTTTTCATTTCTGGTTTTCTTATTTTGTGCTATGATttgtgtttcaaatgaaataaAACTAGTTACACAGATGTGTGAAATGGCATTTTTTAGTTCACATCAATTAAACTGATTTTATTTGCACACATGCAGAGTCTACTGGTGAATACGGCATTGGAGCTTCAGAAGTTAGTTCCCAATATCCTTTCTCTTATAGACCGGCTTCTGTATTGTGAGTCTCATCAGCTCTTGGGGGAGTGTCTTCTCCAAATATTCAATGGGTATTTGCTGTCAAAGCTGGTTCCAGATCGTCACTTGTCTGCATACTTTCCAATATTTGATAGAATTGCTGAGAGTAGTTCTATTCCTCCTCGCCATTTGTTGGAATTATTAACATTGTATGCTGGAACTCTTGTAAATAAATATGACCCAGAAACTCTATCAATGTCATGGTCTCGAGGAAGTAAAGTGCTTGGAATTTGTAGGACTGTACTCATGCATCACCATAGTTCCAGGGTTTTTCTTGTCCTATCTCGTCTTCTGGCTTTTCTTTGTCGCTTTTTTCCAGATTTGGAGATTCGTGACAGTGCAAGGTATGGAATTTTTTTGAATGCCTAGAAGGTTAAAACTGATTGTGCTAGTGAACTTTAGACCAAGACTGGTTGAGGATGATTATATTTGGAGTTCTAATGCATGATTTGATCTTAGATAACTATTTTATGCTACCTTGACCAAAGTTATGTTGCAGGTTGCCTCTTAGAGGATGTTGATATCTATCATCTTATTTTCACCTTCATTTTATTCAGGATTTATCTACGAATGCTTATTTGCATTCCTGGCAACAAACTCAGACGTATATTAAGCCTTGGAGATCAGCTACCTGATGATTCTTCTGCTCCACAACTCTCTTCTTTTTTTCGCAGTCCATCTCCAAGGGCACCACAGAGTGTCATGCAAAATTTGTCTACTTACATTCATCTTTCTAGAGTCACTCCTCTTATTGTTAAACAGTCATGGTCTCTGGTTATTGTCAATTCAGATATAAATGAAGAAATATATTCCGTAGGTGAACAAAATGTGAATCTGGAAGAACCATCAATGGCTATTGCAGAGTCAAAGGAAGGGACTGATAGAGAACATGTTGCCATGGATGGAGTTTTCAGAGGGGTGGAGCCTTTGCGGGTTATGGATTCAAAGGTATCTGAGATGTTAGGAATTTTACGAAGGCACTTTGCCACTATTCCAGATGTTCGCCATGGGCCAGGCCTGAAGGTCAGTGTACACTGCAAACTTAGCTTTGATTCAGAAGGAAGGTTTCCAGCAGGGCAGGATGATTCTTTTCACAATCCACAGTTGAATAGTGATGATTCATGGCCTGCACTTTATGCTATTGTTATTAAATTTTCTTCTGGTAGCCAATATGGACCGATACCATCTGTTCACATTCCTTTTCTTATGGGTGAGCCTCCAAGAAAGAATGAGCCACATTTTTCAAGTAAATCTGAAGAGGAAAAATCGATATTGATGCAAGTGCAAGATGGATCTATTATAGAACCAGGTAAAGAAGCAGATAGTCAACAACCTGCAAACAATAATAAAAGAGCCACAAGGAGTAGCTCTATGGATGAAGACAAAGAGGGCTTCCAAGAGTTAGTGATAATTGAATTAGAACCTAAAGAACCAGTGCCTGCACTTATTGATGTTTTTATTGAGGCAACTGGGGAGGCTGGGCAGAGTATTCGTGGTCAACTTCAAAGCATTCCAGTTGGTATAGAAGACCTCTTTATGAAATCTCCAGTTCCAAATGATGTCCAAGAGGAAGAAGTTGCAGACTATTACTTCATTCTGTTTAATGTATTGTGGGAAGCCTGTGAGAGTCCAGGGAAGATTGGCCGAGAGACATTCCTACTTGGAGGTAGCAAAGGAGTTGCTGCAATTCACGGAACCGGATCTGTCAAGCTTTTAGAAGCTCAATCAGACCGTGTAATAGACTCTGTGGGACACTTTTTAGGTCCTTCTGTTGTGGCTGTAAGTGGTGAACAACTTATCAATATTGTAAAGGATAACAACATTGTTAAGGATGTTGTCTGGAAGGATGAAAAGTCACATTCTTCTGATGAAGAAATATCTAATTCACCAGGACATAACCTCAGTCAAGAAGGTCCTCTTCAGCTAAAGTACTTACTGGATGCTACTGATATTGATGATTCCATTGAAATTTCTAAGACACATATTGGttgtttcttcattcttatttTCCTGCCCCCTCGCTTCCACTTACTATTAAAGATGGAGGTATCTGAGTTCTCAACCTTGGTACGGATCAGGACAGATCATTGGCCATGTCTTGCATATGTGGATGAGTTTCTGGAAGCTTTATCCATAAGATGACACCTATtccttttttttctctattttctgtaaTTATTTTTAACTTTTTCCTTGGTTTTCCACATCCTTTTCAACATTTCTAACTCATTGATATTCACAAAGTAATTTGAGATATGAAGTGCATCATTTCATGCCTCCTTTTCAGGGAGACTTGGGCAAGTGCCATAGATGAGACTTCAAGGTCTGAAGGGATCATCATGCAGAGAAAACTGGCATCTGAAGTACAAATTTTGTTTGGTATATAAGGTTTGGAGTTTTACAATTGCTGAGAAATTCCCAAAACTCAATTTTGTTGCCTTTTTATTTACAATGATAACCATGTCTATATCATTAAGGAATGCAACTAGAATAATCATGA
This genomic stretch from Cryptomeria japonica chromosome 8, Sugi_1.0, whole genome shotgun sequence harbors:
- the LOC131034947 gene encoding uncharacterized protein LOC131034947 isoform X2, which encodes MVINNLACHMYNSSGRASMLATSILSTSVPWVPFNVPPFLAASAPGEEKASIPCRELAPINRKEFHRVVAFLLERPQILTACGMLEFVSDLINVASALELQPSLLKVQFSGLIYSYDPVLCHIVLMIYAHFVDAFDGEDKNICRRLVLISKEASQPLIVRLLVIHWMLGLESLSLQKNRRSTLVSIASDLYPPVFDPLSLKAIKLDALAYCAINFDPTPTERLHLPTNRPLDFSVSERGNTSVAVGEVTAGKLFNDGLACVSSFRWLPPWSTETRLAFRMLHRFLTVAIPHPSIDEETISLYTKSALFDTLQSLLVNTALELQKLVPNILSLIDRLLYCESHQLLGECLLQIFNGYLLSKLVPDRHLSAYFPIFDRIAESSSIPPRHLLELLTLYAGTLVNKYDPETLSMSWSRGSKVLGICRTVLMHHHSSRVFLVLSRLLAFLCRFFPDLEIRDSARIYLRMLICIPGNKLRRILSLGDQLPDDSSAPQLSSFFRSPSPRAPQSVMQNLSTYIHLSRVTPLIVKQSWSLVIVNSDINEEIYSVGEQNVNLEEPSMAIAESKEGTDREHVAMDGVFRGVEPLRVMDSKVSEMLGILRRHFATIPDVRHGPGLKVSVHCKLSFDSEGRFPAGQDDSFHNPQLNSDDSWPALYAIVIKFSSGSQYGPIPSVHIPFLMGEPPRKNEPHFSSKSEEEKSILMQVQDGSIIEPGKEADSQQPANNNKRATRSSSMDEDKEGFQELVIIELEPKEPVPALIDVFIEATGEAGQSIRGQLQSIPVGIEDLFMKSPVPNDVQEEEVADYYFILFNVLWEACESPGKIGRETFLLGGSKGVAAIHGTGSVKLLEAQSDRVIDSVGHFLGPSVVAVSGEQLINIVKDNNIVKDVVWKDEKSHSSDEEISNSPGHNLSQEGPLQLKYLLDATDIDDSIEISKTHIGCFFILIFLPPRFHLLLKMEVSEFSTLVRIRTDHWPCLAYVDEFLEALSIR
- the LOC131034947 gene encoding uncharacterized protein LOC131034947 isoform X1, translating into MEKVGKQLSGQDWELMIDDFQSGSQQKWLSQYPGLAILELALYTVVKKDYNFPLKSQLITFVEENADALIADADADEGLGSVVEALKAIVQAPADGVMVTFALKEQMMVAATSVMIVTDSLHRAMHHLEALVELLLGVINRPNHGVDRQSRAIACECLRQLEKAYPCLLYAYAGHLLLLCQSERTHAAQGYILLLTMVINNLACHMYNSSGRASMLATSILSTSVPWVPFNVPPFLAASAPGEEKASIPCRELAPINRKEFHRVVAFLLERPQILTACGMLEFVSDLINVASALELQPSLLKVQFSGLIYSYDPVLCHIVLMIYAHFVDAFDGEDKNICRRLVLISKEASQPLIVRLLVIHWMLGLESLSLQKNRRSTLVSIASDLYPPVFDPLSLKAIKLDALAYCAINFDPTPTERLHLPTNRPLDFSVSERGNTSVAVGEVTAGKLFNDGLACVSSFRWLPPWSTETRLAFRMLHRFLTVAIPHPSIDEETISLYTKSALFDTLQSLLVNTALELQKLVPNILSLIDRLLYCESHQLLGECLLQIFNGYLLSKLVPDRHLSAYFPIFDRIAESSSIPPRHLLELLTLYAGTLVNKYDPETLSMSWSRGSKVLGICRTVLMHHHSSRVFLVLSRLLAFLCRFFPDLEIRDSARIYLRMLICIPGNKLRRILSLGDQLPDDSSAPQLSSFFRSPSPRAPQSVMQNLSTYIHLSRVTPLIVKQSWSLVIVNSDINEEIYSVGEQNVNLEEPSMAIAESKEGTDREHVAMDGVFRGVEPLRVMDSKVSEMLGILRRHFATIPDVRHGPGLKVSVHCKLSFDSEGRFPAGQDDSFHNPQLNSDDSWPALYAIVIKFSSGSQYGPIPSVHIPFLMGEPPRKNEPHFSSKSEEEKSILMQVQDGSIIEPGKEADSQQPANNNKRATRSSSMDEDKEGFQELVIIELEPKEPVPALIDVFIEATGEAGQSIRGQLQSIPVGIEDLFMKSPVPNDVQEEEVADYYFILFNVLWEACESPGKIGRETFLLGGSKGVAAIHGTGSVKLLEAQSDRVIDSVGHFLGPSVVAVSGEQLINIVKDNNIVKDVVWKDEKSHSSDEEISNSPGHNLSQEGPLQLKYLLDATDIDDSIEISKTHIGCFFILIFLPPRFHLLLKMEVSEFSTLVRIRTDHWPCLAYVDEFLEALSIR